From one Streptomyces spiramyceticus genomic stretch:
- a CDS encoding GNAT family N-acetyltransferase gives MFAIPLGDDAELRPLEPWQAEEYLAHIDRGRAHIGQYIGLASAATDLASARAFLQSYADKQAADAGRIYGIWLEGTLVGGVLFRVFDAAAGNCEAGCWLEESAVGRGLVTRATRVLIDWAVDVRGMHRVEWLVSSANTASVNVAKRLGMTRDGVLRESYAYRGVRHDMEVWSVLGQEWREQR, from the coding sequence ATGTTCGCGATACCGCTGGGTGACGATGCCGAGCTGCGCCCCCTGGAGCCGTGGCAGGCCGAGGAGTACCTCGCTCACATCGACCGCGGTCGCGCACACATCGGCCAGTACATCGGGCTCGCGTCGGCGGCCACCGACCTCGCGTCGGCGCGGGCTTTCCTCCAGTCGTACGCCGACAAGCAGGCCGCCGACGCGGGCCGGATCTACGGCATCTGGCTCGAAGGCACGCTCGTCGGCGGGGTGCTCTTCCGGGTCTTCGACGCCGCCGCGGGCAACTGTGAGGCGGGCTGCTGGCTGGAGGAGTCCGCGGTGGGCCGGGGGCTGGTCACGCGCGCGACGCGGGTGCTGATCGACTGGGCGGTGGACGTGCGGGGGATGCACCGCGTCGAGTGGCTGGTTTCCTCCGCGAACACGGCCAGCGTCAATGTCGCGAAGCGGCTGGGGATGACGCGGGACGGCGTACTGCGCGAGAGCTACGCGTACCGGGGTGTACGGCACGACATGGAGGTCTGGTCGGTGCTGGGGCAGGAGTGGCGCGAGCAGCGTTAA